TTTAAGAACGACAGCTTGCGGTTGCCAAAGTGGTAGAGCAGCGCGCCGAATGGCTCGGGGCGCACCGACACCGCCTCGTGTAGCGCCCAGGGGCGTGTGGTGTCCATGCAGGAGCGGCCTAGTAGACGCCGCACATCCCGTCGATCGAGACCTCTTCGACGAGCTCGTCGTCGGCGACCAGCTCGGCCTGCGGCGTGGTCTCGTCGCTCTCGGTCTGCTCGGCCTCGATGCGCTCCATCGTCTGCTCGCTCATGTCGATCCTCCATCGCGTCGGTCGGTGGGCAGTCCCCGGGCATTGCGCCGCGGTTATGACCCAGACCATACTGACACTCGATGCCGAAAGGAAGAGCTATGGCCAGATCGGCTCCCGACATCGCACCACCCAGACCCGGGCGGCGCCCCTCGACCAGCCTGGAGGAGATCGAGCGCGCCGGGTTGGCGCTGTTTGCTGACCGCGGCTTCGACGCCGTCTCGGTCGACGACATCGCGGCCGAGGTCGGCATCGGGCGCCGCACCTTCTTTCGCTACTACCCCTCCAAGAACGACCTCGTGTGGGGCAGATTCGACGAGCTGATCGACGAATGGGAAGCGTGGATGCGCGCCCACACCGCCGAAATGCCTTTGCTGCAAGCGATCCGCGCCGCCGTACTGCACTTCAACGACTTCCCCGAAGACGACGACACGCACAGATTGCGCATGTCGCTGATCCTGCAGAACCCAGCACTGCAGGCCCATGCCACCCTGCGCTACCAGCGTTGGCGTGATGCGATCGCGCGCTACTCAGCTCGCCGGCTCGGCGTCGACAATGAGGCGTTCACCCCACGGGTTATTGGGCACATCGCCCTCGGCGCGGCACTCGCGTCATACGAGCAGTGGCTGCTGACGCCGGACGCCGACCTGCGCGGCCTGCTCGATGACGCGCTCACCGTGCTCGCCGAGACGGTCCGCCTCCCCGGCTAGAGGAGCGCGGACCATCTCGCCGGCTAGGGAGCGCGGATCGCCGTG
The nucleotide sequence above comes from Epidermidibacterium keratini. Encoded proteins:
- the mftR gene encoding mycofactocin system transcriptional regulator (MftR, the mycofactocin system transcriptional regulator, is an uncharacterized TetR family DNA-binding transcription factor. Its role is inferred by context. It occurs as part of the biosynthesis locus for mycofactocin, a partially characterized electron carrier derived from the terminal Val-Tyr dipeptide of the precursor peptide MftA, through a radical SAM enzyme-mediated process.) gives rise to the protein MARSAPDIAPPRPGRRPSTSLEEIERAGLALFADRGFDAVSVDDIAAEVGIGRRTFFRYYPSKNDLVWGRFDELIDEWEAWMRAHTAEMPLLQAIRAAVLHFNDFPEDDDTHRLRMSLILQNPALQAHATLRYQRWRDAIARYSARRLGVDNEAFTPRVIGHIALGAALASYEQWLLTPDADLRGLLDDALTVLAETVRLPG
- the mftA gene encoding mycofactocin precursor MftA (Mycofactocin is a small molecule electron carrier derived from the final two amino acids, Val-Tyr, of MftA, the mycofactocin precursor. It plays a role in redox homeostasis and the metabolism of alcohols and aldehydes in Actinobacteria, including Mycobacterium tuberculosis.); its protein translation is MSEQTMERIEAEQTESDETTPQAELVADDELVEEVSIDGMCGVY